From Topomyia yanbarensis strain Yona2022 chromosome 1, ASM3024719v1, whole genome shotgun sequence, one genomic window encodes:
- the LOC131696407 gene encoding histone H2A, orphon-like yields the protein MRVRHHSCVTLVLDRPARHVSRIHRLLRKGHYAERVSEGAPVYLAAVMEYFAAKVLELAKKTVGGEKAKKPKTLVEKPAEKKAKAAPAKAVAAPTKQTVIKPSKAAANKPKTPKSKKAYHTCQESCLE from the exons ATGCGAGTGCGGCATCATTCGTGTGTTACACTCGTGCTGGATAGACCAGCACGTCATGTCAGTCGAATCCatcgtttgctgagaaagggtCATTACGCCGAGCGTGTCAGTGAAGGAGCACCCGTCTACCTGGCAGCAGTGATGGAATATTTTGCCGCCAAAGTTTTGGAGCTGGCA AAGAAAACCGTTggtggtgagaaggccaaaaagccaaagacTTTGGTTGAAAAACCGGCTGAGAAGAAGGCCAAAGCTGCCCCTGCAAAGGCGGTAGCAGCTCCCACTAAGCAGACGGTCATCAAACCctcgaaggctgcagcgaacaagccgaagaCCCCTAAGTCAAAGAAGGCCTACCACacctgccaagaaagctgccTCGAATAA